From Quercus robur chromosome 8, dhQueRobu3.1, whole genome shotgun sequence:
actcgggtgcgggtgcgggactcggcaatttttgaaaaaggtgggtgcgggtgcggcgggactcggcgattaaaaaattattaaaaatatttttatttatatttttaatatattgctaagcatacttttttacattatacaaatatataccaaatttaagagcaatagacaatagtagataataactaaaacatgatgttcataaattaaacacaacccacaagattgaaactaaaacattcaTGATGTtcggaaattagaatacaacttgcaaatttgaaactaaaacaaaataaaagatcatcaacaagacaatcaaatactagcatcatcatcaacatcaacatcaatagCTTCACTTCGAACTTCACTTTCACTAGTAGTAACACTAGTGTTAGCATTTCCAATAACCATAGCCTCTAACTCTGGCTCATCAAGTGTAAGGGCTGCATTCTCAAGAATGCCAGCTCCTCCATGTATGTCACTCTCATTCCAAGAGTCTCCTGCAATATCCCACATCTTTGTTGATGTATTTACGTACTCCTCATTGCGCCTTGACAAGAGTCGAAGATTAGAATGCACATAGACCAAATCTTCAGCGCGTGTAGgagccattttgtttctttttaaggaatgaatgaatttgtatGTGCTCCAATTCCTCTCAGCACATGAGGATGAACAAGGTTGTCCAAGAAGTTTAAAGGCAAGGGATTGAAGAATTGGAAATGCGGAGCCATGGTATTGCCACCAAATCAAAGGTAGTAAGCCCCACCTATCTGTCAAGGCATCTGGTGAAGGAAACCTCCCTCCTGAGAATGAAGCAAACTCACACTTCACTGCCTTTAATTCACTCTCATCTTCAAAGTATCGATCCAAACACTTGCTCCTTTCCATAGAAATTTCATGATCCCGATGTGGCGAGATGCGTTTTGGATTCTCCGAAAGCCATTCAATGGAGTAATACCTAGTTAAAgagtaaaaaacaaatatagatgAAACGTATGTTTTACTAGAAGAGGAAactaaggaaaatagaaaataaatgtacTTACTTAGGATTTAAGGAATGAGCCAAGCAATGTAGTGGTGTACAATTTTTAGTCCATCGATCAATGAGTATATCATACACCACACTCCAAAATGAACTATACTCACCATCTTCCAAGCCTTCGTGCCGATATATTGCTGTCTTCACCTTCTCTATCATTGAATCCCACATCTCATACACAAGATGAAGACAAGGCTTATCTGTGTTGGCTACTCGTAGCATATCATAAATAGGTGCTGTGAATTCAAGGATATAGTCAACTTTATCCCACCAAAGATCACTTAGAATCATATCTTTCACCTTTACAGCTTTTCCAACATCATCCTCCCTATAAGAAGCCCATTGCTCACTAATAGCCATGGCTTgaaggcatctttttatcaacttcaacATTTTTAGCATTATAACAATTGAAGCAAATCTAGTATCAGCAACTTGGAGCAATTTTAATGGACTAAATTCATTAAACATTGCCAACCTCATTGAATGGTTCATAATAAAAACACGTATGAAAGATGCATCATCAGCAATACGTGTAATCCAACTACATTCCTCATATGTAACTTCATTCTTTTCAGTGTTTTTTGCTGCACAAATATTCTTTAAAGCTAGATTGAGAGTGTGGACAACACAGggtgtccaaaatattttaggatacTCACCTTCAATAAGAGCTCTAGCAGATttcatcacattagcattatcaGTGATGACTTGGACAACTTTTTCATGTCCAATCTCTTTTATAGCATCCCTCAACACCCCAGCAATATAATGATTGTCTTTGAACTCACCCGACCCATCAATTGCCTTTACAAACACCGGACCCCCATCTGATACAgccataatattaataagaggCCTTCTTTGTGGATCTGACCATCCATCAGAAACTATGCTTACACCATTTTCAAGCCAAGAATCCTTAATTGGCTTCAAGAGTCTTTCAACATGAGCTCTTTCCTTTTGCAAAAGTGTTGTTCTCAAGGCATTGTATCCAGGAGGAACATAACCTGGGATGTTATGAGTAGCAGCATAT
This genomic window contains:
- the LOC126695842 gene encoding uncharacterized protein LOC126695842, which produces MDEVTSSETSSQEMPNAECPLWQYVTKVEKPPGATVKKGGNTYFKCNYCGVVYLGSYSRVKAHLLKITNKGIKACPNVTPSHRLEMQRMHDQVEKDKLESEQRSRIPLPPPIPGRGPIPLSPFRRQEGSDSTNSIDGKRRKVAGISPIEKAFQNTTRYELDSRIARMFYTGGLPFNFARNPHYRNSYAYAATHNIPGYVPPGYNALRTTLLQKERAHVERLLKPIKDSWLENGVSIVSDGWSDPQRRPLINIMAVSDGGPVFVKAIDGSGEFKDNHYIAGVLRDAIKEIGHEKVVQVITDNANVMKSARALIEGEYPKIFWTPCVVHTLNLALKNICAAKNTEKNEVTYEECSWITRIADDASFIRVFIMNHSMRLAMFNEFSPLKLLQVADTRFASIVIMLKMLKLIKRCLQAMAISEQWASYREDDVGKAVKVKDMILSDLWWDKVDYILEFTAPIYDMLRVANTDKPCLHLVYEMWDSMIEKVKTAIYRHEGLEDGEYSSFWSVVYDILIDRWTKNCTPLHCLAHSLNPKYYSIEWLSENPKRISPHRDHEISMERSKCLDRYFEDESELKAVKCEFASFSGGRFPSPDALTDRWGLLPLIWWQYHGSAFPILQSLAFKLLGQPCSSSCAERNWSTYKFIHSLKRNKMAPTRAEDLVYVHSNLRLLSRRNEEYVNTSTKMWDIAGDSWNESDIHGGAGILENAALTLDEPELEAMVIGNANTSVTTSESEVRSEAIDVDVDDDASI